The Hymenobacter swuensis DY53 genome includes the window ACGAAGTTTTCGCGCGAGTCCGAAATCGGAAAGTTCTCGGCGAATACTTTGAACAGGCCCTCATCGGTACGGTTCTCGGCAGCCGTTTCCAACTGGAAGAAATCCATGAACGAGCGAACCTGCACGTCCAGGAAATCCGGATACTCAATAACCTTTTTAATCTTGGCGAAGTTGATCCGCTCGTCAGCAGCTTGCAGCTTTTGCAGACCTGACTGTGCTTTCGGTGTAGCCAATGTATGTGGGGTTAGGAAATGGACACTGGGAGAATCCAGAACAGGATAGCCGCAGAACGGCTACCTTGAGAGATGTGGCGGAAGTAGCGGGCGCACGAAAGCGCAAAGCAGAACCTTGCGCTTCTGGCATCCGTAGGCACAAAAAGCCGCAAAGCGGCGTGCAAACGAACTTCCGGGTAGTTTGTTGCCTACAAACAGGAAAAGACCTGGCTTAGTTGCCAGGCCTCTCCCTTATTTGCTGGTTTTAAGAGCAGCCAGCAGAAATTACTTAACTTCTACTTCAGCGCCGGCTTCTTCCAGTTGCTTCTTCAGGCCTTCAGCCTCGTCTTTAGAAACACCTTCTTTCAGGGCCTTAGGAGCACCGTCAACCAGTTCTTTGGCCTCTTTCAGGCCCAGACCGGTCAGATCTTTCACCAGTTTCACAACGGCCAGTTTAGCCGAACCAGCCGACTTCAGGATCACGTCGAACGTGGTTTTCTCCTCAGGAGCGTCAGCAGCAGCGCCACCACCGCCCTGCATCATTACGGGAGCAGCAGCAGCGGGCTCAATGCCGTACTCGTCTTTCAGGATGGTAGCCAGTTCGTTTACTTCTTTTACCGTCAGGCTAACGAGCTGCTCGGCGAATGCTTTCAAATCTGCCATTTCTGTAGATTGTTAAAAAGGGGGTTGTTGAAGGAAATTGAGGGTGAAAAAGATGAGCAGCGGTTAGCCTGCAACCTCTTCTTTTTCGGCAAGCGTTTTGAGGATACCAGCCAGCTTGTTGCCACCGCTCGTAAGAGCCGAGATAACATTTTTGGCGGGCGACTGAAGCAGACCGATAACATCACCGATCAACTCGTTTTTACCTTTCAAGGTGCTGAGGGTGCTCAACTGATCGGCTCCCACGTACACGCCGGAGTCAACGTAAGCGCCTTTGAATGCAGGGCGAATTACAGCCGTTTTGCTGTAGTTCTGCGACTTGTAGAAGTCCTGCAACAGCTTGGCTGGAGCATTGCCCGACTCTTTCGAGAACAGGATGCCCGACTGGCCTACCAGTGCCGCGTCCATCTCCGAGGTATCGCCACCGAGGGTGTCGAGAGCCTTACGGATGAACGTGTTCTTGTAGACTTTGAACTCCATGCCGCGGTTGAAGCACAGGCGACGGAATTCGTTGATTTTCGCCACCGACATTCCCGAAGCATCGGCAATGTAGAACGCGTTGTGCGATTGAAACTTCTCGCTCAACTCGTCGACGAGGGCTTGTTTGTCTTCCCGGATCATATCGTCGTGTTGATTTAAATTATGCGGAAGTTACCGAGGTGTCAACCGGAACAGCAGGCGACATCGTGCTCGAGAGCGTGATGCTCTTGATGTACGTGCCTTTTGCCGAAGAAGGCTTCAAACGCAGCAGCGTCTGAATTACTTCAATGGCGTTTTCAGCCAGCTTCTGGTCATCGAACGACACTTTACCAACCGAGCAGTGGATGATACCGGTTTTGTCAACTTTGAAGTCGATTTTACCAGCTTTCACTTCCTGCACCGCTTTGGCTACGTCCGTCGTTACCGTGCCCGACTTGGGGTTTGGCATCAGGCCACGAGGACCCAGTACGCGGCCCAGACGACCAACCTTAGCCATTACCGACGGCATCGTGATGATTACGTCGATGTCGGTCCAGCCTTTCTCGATTTTGGCGATGTAGTCATCCAGACCAACGAAGTCGGCACCAGCTGCAGTAGCTTCGGCTTCTTTGTCGGCGGTAACCAGGGCCAGAACACGAACGGTTTTACCGGTACCGTGGGGCAGCGTAGCTACGCCACGTACCATTTGGTCGGCTTTGCGGGGGTCTACGCCCAGACGCACGTCGATGTCAACTGAGGCGTCAAACTTGGTATAGGTGATATCCTTTACCACTTTGGCAGCTTCAACCAGGCTCCGAACTTCGGTCAGGTCATGCTTGGCAAGGGCTTCCTTGC containing:
- the rplL gene encoding 50S ribosomal protein L7/L12, translating into MADLKAFAEQLVSLTVKEVNELATILKDEYGIEPAAAAPVMMQGGGGAAADAPEEKTTFDVILKSAGSAKLAVVKLVKDLTGLGLKEAKELVDGAPKALKEGVSKDEAEGLKKQLEEAGAEVEVK
- the rplJ gene encoding 50S ribosomal protein L10; protein product: MIREDKQALVDELSEKFQSHNAFYIADASGMSVAKINEFRRLCFNRGMEFKVYKNTFIRKALDTLGGDTSEMDAALVGQSGILFSKESGNAPAKLLQDFYKSQNYSKTAVIRPAFKGAYVDSGVYVGADQLSTLSTLKGKNELIGDVIGLLQSPAKNVISALTSGGNKLAGILKTLAEKEEVAG
- the rplA gene encoding 50S ribosomal protein L1 gives rise to the protein MAISKKRKEALAKHDLTEVRSLVEAAKVVKDITYTKFDASVDIDVRLGVDPRKADQMVRGVATLPHGTGKTVRVLALVTADKEAEATAAGADFVGLDDYIAKIEKGWTDIDVIITMPSVMAKVGRLGRVLGPRGLMPNPKSGTVTTDVAKAVQEVKAGKIDFKVDKTGIIHCSVGKVSFDDQKLAENAIEVIQTLLRLKPSSAKGTYIKSITLSSTMSPAVPVDTSVTSA